In Synechococcus sp. CB0101, a genomic segment contains:
- the ndk gene encoding nucleoside-diphosphate kinase — MAERTFVAIKPDGVQRGLVGEILGRFERKGFKLVGLKQLTPSRELAESHYGVHRERPFFAGLVDFITSGPVVAMVWEGDGVIASARKLIGATKPLEAEPGTIRGDLAVNIGRNVIHGSDAPETAQFEIGLWFQPSELSDWTPADQTWRVEG; from the coding sequence ATGGCCGAACGCACTTTCGTTGCCATCAAGCCCGATGGCGTGCAGCGCGGCCTGGTGGGAGAGATCCTGGGCCGCTTCGAGCGCAAGGGCTTCAAGCTGGTGGGCCTCAAGCAGCTCACCCCCAGCCGTGAACTGGCTGAGAGCCACTACGGCGTGCACCGCGAGCGTCCCTTCTTTGCTGGCCTGGTCGACTTCATCACCTCCGGCCCAGTGGTAGCGATGGTGTGGGAAGGCGACGGCGTGATCGCCAGCGCCCGCAAGCTGATCGGCGCCACCAAGCCCCTCGAAGCTGAGCCCGGCACCATCCGTGGCGACCTGGCCGTGAACATCGGCCGCAACGTGATCCACGGTTCCGACGCCCCTGAAACTGCCCAGTTCGAAATCGGCCTCTGGTTCCAGCCCTCCGAGCTGAGCGACTGGACCCCCGCCGATCAGACCTGGCGCGTGGAGGGCTGA
- the speA gene encoding biosynthetic arginine decarboxylase — protein MITARPLTTWTPADSAELYGLSRWGEPYFSVNARGHISVQPQGDRGGSLDLMELVQGLEGRNLGLPLLIRFDDILEDRLERLHAAFERAIAQYGYAGRYQGVFPVKCNQQRHVVEELVSCGRRWHFGLEAGSKAELLIALSLIDDPEALLICNGYKDQRYIETAILARRLGRQPVVVIEQADEVERIISASRALGAAPFIGVRAKLSSRSTGRWGSSVGDKAKFGLSIPDLLATVEALRQADLLGDLRLLHFHVGSQINDIAVLKDALQEAGQIYVELTKQGAPMGFLDVGGGLGIDYDGSRTATAASTNYSLQNYANDVVATVRECCEPHGVALPTLVSESGRAIASHFSVLVFNVLGSAAMPGAVPSEEESEPLTVRNLRETLKGITATAPEEEGVLSRLQEAWNDAIKFKDDALAAFRLGYISLPQRAMAEQLTWACAEAIVARLPRGGGIPDDLRQLRAAMAGTYYANLSVFRSAPDTWAIEQLFPLMPIHRLDEEPTELGHFADLTCDSDGKLARFIGDGQAKPLLELHALNPGEPYLIGMFLGGAYQEVMGNLHNLFGSTNAVHIRLAPGGGYQLDHVVRGNTNAQVLEAMEHDPELLLERLRVASEAAIQRGQLKINEARRLMDHLETSLRQTTYLQE, from the coding sequence GTGATCACCGCCCGGCCCTTGACCACCTGGACGCCCGCCGACAGCGCCGAGCTCTACGGCCTCAGCCGCTGGGGAGAGCCCTACTTCTCTGTGAATGCCCGCGGCCACATCAGCGTGCAGCCCCAGGGTGATCGGGGGGGCAGCCTCGATCTGATGGAGCTCGTGCAGGGGCTGGAGGGCCGCAACCTGGGCCTGCCGCTGCTGATCCGCTTCGACGACATCCTCGAAGACCGGCTCGAGCGCCTGCACGCCGCCTTCGAGCGCGCCATCGCGCAATACGGCTACGCCGGCCGCTACCAGGGCGTGTTCCCGGTGAAGTGCAACCAGCAGCGCCACGTGGTTGAGGAGCTGGTGAGCTGCGGGCGCCGCTGGCATTTCGGTCTGGAAGCCGGCAGCAAGGCCGAGCTCCTGATCGCCCTTTCGCTGATCGACGACCCCGAGGCGCTGTTGATCTGCAACGGCTACAAGGACCAGCGCTACATCGAAACCGCGATCCTGGCCCGCCGCCTCGGCCGCCAGCCCGTGGTGGTGATCGAGCAGGCCGATGAGGTGGAGCGGATCATCAGCGCCAGCCGCGCGCTTGGGGCCGCCCCCTTCATCGGCGTGCGCGCCAAGCTCTCCAGCCGCAGCACCGGCCGCTGGGGCAGCTCCGTGGGCGACAAGGCCAAGTTCGGCCTCTCAATTCCAGATCTGCTCGCCACCGTGGAGGCGCTGCGCCAGGCCGACCTGCTCGGGGATCTGCGTCTGCTCCACTTCCACGTGGGCAGCCAGATCAACGACATCGCCGTGCTCAAGGACGCGCTGCAGGAGGCCGGCCAGATCTACGTGGAGCTCACCAAACAGGGGGCCCCGATGGGCTTCCTCGATGTGGGCGGCGGATTAGGGATCGACTACGACGGCAGCCGCACCGCCACAGCGGCCTCCACCAACTACTCGCTGCAGAACTACGCCAACGACGTGGTGGCCACGGTGCGCGAGTGCTGCGAACCCCATGGGGTGGCGCTGCCCACCCTGGTGAGCGAAAGCGGCCGCGCCATCGCCAGCCACTTCTCGGTGCTGGTGTTCAACGTGCTGGGCTCCGCGGCGATGCCAGGAGCTGTGCCGTCCGAAGAGGAAAGCGAACCACTCACGGTTCGCAACCTGCGGGAGACGTTGAAGGGCATCACGGCGACAGCCCCTGAAGAGGAGGGCGTGCTGTCACGACTGCAGGAGGCCTGGAACGACGCGATCAAGTTCAAAGACGACGCGCTCGCGGCCTTCCGCCTGGGCTACATCTCGCTGCCGCAGCGGGCCATGGCCGAGCAGCTCACCTGGGCCTGCGCTGAAGCGATCGTGGCGCGGCTGCCCCGCGGTGGCGGCATCCCCGACGATCTGCGCCAACTGCGGGCCGCCATGGCCGGCACCTACTACGCCAATCTCTCGGTGTTCCGCTCCGCCCCCGACACCTGGGCGATCGAGCAGTTGTTCCCGCTGATGCCGATCCACCGGCTGGATGAGGAACCGACGGAGCTGGGCCATTTCGCCGACCTCACCTGCGATTCCGATGGCAAGCTCGCCCGCTTCATCGGCGATGGCCAGGCCAAGCCCCTGCTGGAGCTGCATGCCCTCAATCCCGGGGAGCCGTATCTGATCGGGATGTTCCTGGGGGGCGCCTATCAGGAGGTGATGGGCAACCTGCACAACCTGTTCGGCAGCACCAATGCTGTGCACATCCGCCTCGCCCCCGGTGGCGGCTATCAGCTCGATCACGTGGTGCGCGGCAACACCAACGCCCAGGTGCTGGAAGCAATGGAGCACGACCCGGAGCTGCTGCTGGAGCGCTTGCGGGTGGCCAGCGAAGCCGCCATTCAGCGCGGCCAGCTGAAGATCAACGAAGCCCGCCGCCTGATGGATCACCTGGAAACCAGCCTGCGCCAGACCACCTATCTGCAGGAGTGA
- a CDS encoding Crp/Fnr family transcriptional regulator, whose protein sequence is MADFTPEQLQAWPLFASLSAEQCTQLLDRHLQSSHGPEQVFVMEQDWGESLFLLRSGMAKVRTYTADGDEVVMSVLGEGDVFGEMAALDGAARSADVVALTPVTLVKLRAAPFAALLQQDAGFALALARLEASRLRDLNQRFAIQSGDATTRLLDALAYLARRSSSANDPQAVIPALAQRELGLLAGLARETASRTLSKLRSRGTVEELEAGLRIADLQPLIKRGLLPANSKGG, encoded by the coding sequence ATGGCCGATTTCACCCCTGAGCAGCTCCAGGCCTGGCCGCTGTTTGCGTCGCTCAGCGCAGAGCAGTGCACGCAGCTGCTCGATCGCCACCTGCAGAGCAGCCATGGCCCGGAGCAGGTGTTTGTGATGGAGCAGGACTGGGGGGAGTCGCTATTTCTGTTGCGCAGCGGCATGGCCAAGGTGCGCACGTACACCGCCGATGGCGACGAGGTGGTGATGTCGGTCCTGGGGGAGGGCGATGTGTTCGGGGAGATGGCGGCGCTAGACGGCGCAGCTCGCTCGGCCGATGTGGTGGCCCTCACCCCGGTGACCTTGGTGAAGCTGCGGGCTGCACCGTTTGCGGCCTTGCTGCAGCAAGACGCCGGTTTTGCTCTGGCCTTGGCGCGGCTGGAGGCCTCACGGCTGCGGGATCTCAACCAGCGCTTCGCCATCCAGAGCGGTGATGCCACCACCCGCCTGTTGGATGCGCTGGCTTATCTCGCCCGGCGCAGTAGCAGTGCCAATGATCCCCAGGCGGTGATCCCAGCCCTGGCGCAACGGGAGCTGGGCCTCCTGGCCGGCTTGGCCCGGGAGACGGCCTCGCGCACCCTGAGCAAATTGCGCAGTCGCGGCACGGTGGAAGAGCTGGAGGCCGGGCTGCGGATCGCAGACCTGCAGCCGCTGATCAAGCGTGGGCTGCTGCCAGCGAACAGCAAGGGCGGTTGA